A stretch of DNA from Arachis hypogaea cultivar Tifrunner chromosome 19, arahy.Tifrunner.gnm2.J5K5, whole genome shotgun sequence:
GAAGCCCAAAGTGCAGCTCACTTTCTGTGGTCTGCAGCACACGGCACACCTGTGACTTGTGAGGTTAAAAGTTGTCTTTTGTTTCTGTCCCCCATTTTCTAAGGAAGCCAACATTCGACAGCAATATGAATCAAGTTGAGGTTACATCCCAAAATAGTGGATAAAGTTTTAGCACCATACAAGCTCCAATTCTTTTTTACACAAATTTAAAGCGAGCATAACATATCTACTCTAATAGGAGAAGACTACTTGGAGCTTTCTAGTAGTGAACAATATTATTACATGCAACAAATAGACAGATACACCACTTTGTTTACATTACCCATACAACTAACAACTATCATTCTAACAAAATGTACAACAGATAATAAATATACGAAATTTAGTATCCTACTGCATGTGTTGCAGAAGTATAAAGGAATAATTACCTCTTCAGTAAGACACCAAACCACTTACATTGTTCAGCAAAACCAAGCTCTCTGCATAATAACCAGAATATAGATACCATGTGTATCCCTCCCCTCCAATTCCGAGCTCTGTAAATCTTTTCCTCTCGATATCCAGCGAGTACAGGTTTCCCTTTCCTGTCTCATCCATAAGCAGCAACACCTCTCCACTCTTCCTGATGCACAATGCCACTGGTGGACTAGTCACATTAGCCACCGATATCCCCCACGCTGGCACCTCCAAACTAAACCCCCTCAACGTGAAACTAAAGACCTTGTTCCAAGACTCCACAACACCATACTCCTTCATCACccaaatctcacaacaggagggAAATCCCCCACCAACGGAGAACACACTAAGCTCCTCCCTACCCCCAATTACTGTGACACTGTCCTCGGGCGCATAAGCCAAGCTCTCCGGAAGCAACACCTCACCAAACACCTCATGAACAAAGTCAAACGACAGCACAAAATGGTACCATCCGTAATCACCCTCCCGGCGTTGTGCACCCCAATGCACAATCTTGTTGACAAAGCCATGCGGAGCATCCTTACCCACACAAGCTAAACTACAAACAGGAGTAGAACCACTCAAAGTTCTCCAAAACCCAGTTGCAAGAGAGTAAACCTCAACAGTGGGTGCACTGAAACCATACCTTCATCAAAGCAAGGATAACAGCATTTGAATATCTTTGATGCATAATGTTTCATCAACAAATGATATCTATCGATGGAAAACGTAAATTATGACACTAAGGATTAGTATCTAATAagttgagtttaattttaatgtattgaacactgtaaaatattttgtattcttttgggcATTTAAGGTGAAATAATGTTAGGTAATTGGATGCACGTGTAAACCGCTCTACAATAACAGCAAAATTAAATTCCTAATGAGTTATCCTTTTAACTACCATACAATAAAATTAGGGATTAATTTCTACCCacttgtattttattttgataatcaaaatataatttaaatataattcaaaaaataatcatAGTACGAAGTAAACTAGTATCCATAGAGagattaaaagttaaaaagttgtttttgattcGACACCTTTCATCATCGACCATGCAAGAGAGCCTGACAACCTTGTAATCTTGATGGAGAGGATCAAAGGCGAAGGCAACAGTGGCAGTGTAGAGAGAACGGTAGTGGCGGGGTCGGGGGAGGCTGACGTAGCGGCGGAGAGAAGGGTTGCAGATGACAAGGGAGTGGCAGTGGTGGCCGGCGGTGATGCAGACAAGGCCATGGCAGAGTCCGACGACAGAGAATTCGCGGTAGAGGGCGGTAGGAGGGAGGAGGAGGGTGGAGCCGGAGTCGGAGAGGAAGGGATCGTCGTGGCGGAGGGAGTAGCGGACGGCGCAGGGAGAGGGGCTGGGGTGGGAGCGCTCATTGCAGagctggaggaggaggaggggaggGGAGTGGCGGAGGTGAAGGGAGATGAAGGAAGGTGTTAAGATGAGATCCCGCCATGATTTAGAGACGGCGGTGCATCTGATTAGGGATTTGGGCGGCAGCCGGCGGAGGATGTTGGCTACTATTTCTTCCGGGATGTGCTCCGCCTCCGTCATATCGGAATCGGAAGATTATTATTTTCCACTTTTTTTAATTTCAGTTCTCCAGCTTATCACTTTCTCTTCCAATCTCTCTAGTCTCTACTCTCTTCGTAAGAAACGTAAATTAGTCTCTCACGTATTTCCTATCTCAACTTCGTTAGTAGACGCATGTAATTCAAAATGAAATATTAAAATGGCAACaactttattttagaaaattgtccaaaattgttaaaattaaaattacaccaAGGAACTAATTGTTAATATAGTCTTTactatattcaaataaaaatatcttcgtgcgaataattatttattagtgaGTACAAATCACAACAAATCGTGAGAGGTATATATTTTCAcatgaaataataatattctaGTTTAAGTTTGACCAACTCAAAAGTAATATTTtacatgttatttttttattaatttaggatcatattttattatgaaatataaaaatattattttgtagtAACAACCACCTtgtaagaaaatattattttttgcttaTAAGAGAAGTGATTAACTTGTCTataatatcaagaaaatatagacAAGAAAACTTGAAAGTACCGGAGAAATAATAAACTTGTCTACAACTCACCTTTGTTATAACTGCTAATTTCAACCATGAAACATCGTGGTGCATTTGATTGGTTAAGTTGAAAAGGAGTAAATTGAAAAGGAGATTAACTTCGTCAAGAGGACATGTCATTTCATTCGTGCGGATTCTACCAAACAAAACATCACTCTCTAACAGCTACAAAACATCACTCTCCAAAATTACCAAAGCtcaagaaacaatgaaaaagaaaagacaaacTGGTGGTAAAATCTTCATTCCGACCAAAGTTTCACAAAAGCATCAACAATAGCTTTAAAGATGGCTACAAGAGGGTTGGTTTCTTGCTTTGCAGAATTCTTAGGTGTTCCGTCCCATGATTCTCTGCAGTTAAAACAAGGAAGACTTAGCTGTTGCATGAAACCCAAATTAATTAAAAGGTATCTGCAATCTGCAAACAATTTAGATGAAATCATCAAATTTACTTACAGGTTGATCCTATCTAAAGTAGTGTTGCTTCTTCCCTGGGAATTGCCAGCAATTTCCCCATCAACTTTGAGTTTGTTAACTTTCTGCAAACCTTCCTCTGATAGTTGAGATTTCTCATAACAAGTACCAGTCATGCTTTTGGCTTGGGTATCATCTTGAATGCTTGCCTGTTAAAAGATACTTTTAGCTGTTACTGGCTACAAGATAATTTCTTCTCTCATAACTAAAAAATGTAGTTAATAATAACAATTGTTTCATAAATCGTTCCATTTATAAGATCCAAGTAGCTTAATCTTTACAAATAGAATATGCAAACCTGTTATTGCATTAGTTAAGGCTGAAGAAAAAATATTCCTAGTTAGATAACTGAAGAATTTCGATTCTGATTCATGGTCTGATTTTACTGTGGCCTACAACTTTGTAAGGGATAAATTATCCCATATCAACAATTCAATCCATTGTGAAGTTACTCTTTTTGTGTGGATTACTTTTTCCATTGTTAGAAAAACCGTGATCTCAGACCTGAAAATAACTAGTATGTTACGAGTATATGTCAAATTTTGAGAGAGGATATTGCACCTCGACTCTTTTCCACAAATATGTCCTGTCAAACTTAATGTACAAAATATCAATGGATAAACTTACCTTAGCTCCATCCACCAGCTGGTTTTGGTTAATGGCTTCAGAGGTAGTATTATGGTGCGATACTTGAACTTGAGGTTCAGTGCAAACTTCTGATTCACGACTAAATGTTTCTTGGTGGGTTGACTGCTCTGTGCTTTCCACCAATGTCCCTCCTAAACTTTTCACTTCATCTTGAACAGTGTTGTTTAATAAATGATTTTTAACACCATCCTCAATTTTTTCATCCACTAAACTAGTAGTCTTTGGGGTCTCTATACCATTTAATTCAGACCCCTCCTGGTGTCCTTCCAATTCCAACACTTCTATATTATTCTCTGGTGAATTACTCGAGTCTCTCAACTCTCCAAGAACTTCTATTCCATCATTAGTACTAGCAACAGGCTTTATTGGAAATGTCTCTACTGTCAAGTCTTCTGTCACAGGGTTTACTTTTACCAGCACCTCAGGAATCGAAGATTCACTGaatcccttctttgtcatatccACCTGGCTACCATTTATAACTTTCTCCTTGTCAACAATCTGATGCTCAGCTCCATCATAAGGCTCGCCAGAAACAACAGTAGATTCACCAACTCCATTGTCAGCCTCATCTACCTGACTACCTTCTGTAATATGGTTTTTATCAACCACTTGATGCTCAAATCCACCATGAGAACCATCAGATACAACAGTAGATTCAATGGTTTCCTTGTTTATGATGTCTACCTGGCTAACATTAATGACTTGCCCATTGTCAACCTCCCGATGCTCAGCTCTAGTATGATACTCATCAGAAGCACAAAGCTTCTTGTCAGTTGTATCTATAATGTTGCTTTCTTCAAGATGAACTTTACTTGAAGATGCAGCCAAAACAGATTGAGGATCTGTGGCAATTGAACCCAATGGATTGAGTTCATAAAAATGATCTGAAGTTAGCTCCTGTAAAGCGAACTTAGCAGGACCTAACACTCTATTTTCTTGAATTATATCCCGGACTATCTCTCGTACTGTGTAAAAGGAGCCGCCAACTTCTTTGTGGGTAAGATTAAGAGATGGAAAGTTCCCATTGTTCGACTCTTGGTACCTGGAATGAAGTAACTAGATTAtaaacaaaggaaaagaaaaagggttTCTACCATATGACTTGAATTATAACAGCTGAAAAGAAAAAATTCGCATGTCCTATAGAGTTGAAGTGTTCAGCCTTTAGGCACAAACTACATTGATGCAATATTCTATTGGCAATTACATAATATCTCTAAAGTAGCAACAGCGAACAATAACAaaagaattagttaagaaattacATTCTCTTAAATTGGCTATACATAAGTCTTGATATCATATAACACTATTAATTCCATCTCAGAATAGTGAAATCATCAACCAAGAGAAACAAGTACACAATTACTTTTTAATGAAGGTGTCAACCATTGCCTTTCTTTCCTCCTTTGAACGTCGAATCCGAGACTTCCTCCCATCGGATTCGTTACGCTTTGCAAGGGCAAATGTTTGCCCCACCCAACCAACCTTTACCGAATGCATCACGTTTAGCACAAACTCTACAATACAAACCTACACATATAGTAGTCCAACCAGAAATAAAAAAGTTACAATGCATATAACATAAACATCACATCATATGCTAATTAAATTCAATTTGCTTAGCAATATCATTGTCACTAGCGATTTCAAACTCAGTTGCATAACATTCTCCAAGAATAACTCAACGTTATTACAAACGCTGAAGAAACCGAGCTCAGATTGAGAAAATTGTCAGGAAAGATGAGAAGAAAAAGCTTAGGAAATGAGAGAGAGAAGTGTCTCCGTATAGATGCAAAAACAGGATTGGTGAATCTGATCTACTCTACGGTTAAGTCCTTATATTCATAGCACTACCTAACAGTAACTTAATGCAGCTAACTAATCATAAAGAATCATGCTGACTCAGCATAATAAACTCCTAACCAATATAGTTATACAATCAGTTCCAACTTTATGTAATTGACTAACAAAATTACGTAACAATCTAACACGAACGGTGAATCGACACTACAcatgtaaaattaataaattataaatatttgcaCCAATTGTACACCAATTGTACCGAAACGGTTACTCCAATCGCTATGCATCATATTCGTAGTATGGTAAACCAAACAGTATATCAGTAATTACAGAGGAAGCGGAAGAACAAATCATAGAACTACTCGCAAGTCTGTAGCAAATTCAGCCGGAAATCGACGGTAACATAGCAGAGATTATTAAAGTAAAAGCGACTGAAATAAGAGACACAATTAGGTAGAGGATAATTTCACTAATTCAGCTCAAATTGAGGAAAACAAACAGtttcgagagagagagagagagagagagagagagagagagagagagagaaagagagagagcttgCCAGGAAGATGAGGAAGGTGATGGTGTCGGGAGGGAGtgtgtaagaaagaaagaaagaaagaaaaagaaagaaaaagaaagaaagaaagagaggttGTTAACTGTGAAGGGAAGAAAGCTAAAACCCTGAAAATTTCATTTTGGGTTTGGGGAAAAGGGGTCGCATTCAACGGTGGTGCGAGCCGTATCAGATTGTTGTCCTCTACTCTCACTAGTCATTACTCATTACGACAGTGATTGGTCCAATTGAAGGGAGCGGGAGACATCTCGTTTTATAATTCTCTTTTGGCCTTCCTCTCCTAAAATTGCTCACTctagtaataatattaataacaataTTATGTTCATatccaaaattaatatataaattatttaatttatttttaatgtgtattttatattttaatatatattatatataaataaataatttgatgattaatttgtttatatacataaaataattataatattaatgtatttagttttatagtttttttttataaattttatcttATGATAATGATATATGTTCATACTGTGGTTCAAAATAATGGTCTTTATTATTGTTAGATCCAAAAAAGTCCAATAAATCTGCAAGGATTATATCCTTTAATTATGTGTATCCATCTATTTAAAATATGAGTAATTCGATCCGTATTTAACTCAACTTTCATGATACGAAAGACCTTGTCAGATTACTATTTTAAATACTCATTCACAGGTAACTATTATTTCAACTTGGAGTAATTCTACAAATATGAAAGAATAACTATTCACTACTACAAGTGATCACATTCAAGAATAATGGCTAAGTCATCACTTACTTCTATAAATACTCCatcaaaattcattatttttcaatctcaattcatttaaatttatctaaaatttttgCTAACTTAAACATCATAATCTTTTACAAGTATCTTACCTACATCCACATAAAGACTTCGGACCATTTTTTTCTCTCAATGAACAAATAAGATATTTCAAACCAAAAGAGTCTAGACTTGCCTCATTTTGATTTTAGGTATTTCTTCAAAACAATATCTTCAAATTCTACTATTGATATCATTTTAATAGatgtttaaataataataataataataataataatagataatgAGTAACATTATTGTtttgaagttttaaatttaatttctagAAATAATTTCttttgtaaaattaaaatttatttttttaaaaaaagagcaTTTGATATTTTCATATCAAAGGACTAAAAGTTAAAATATGAAAGTATTATTATATCTCTCAATTATTAcgtttcttataaaaaaaaatcccCCTTTTATTGGTATTGgagattattttgaaaattaaaactttatttctaagtataataaaacaaaaatatcttaatttaatcttaaaaacattaaaaacaatTCTCTATTctatagtaataaataaataaatttcttacAGTATTTGAAATATAATATTCTTAGACGTAATattcttaaaattataatttcttgaAATATATTTCTAAATCTGCTAAGCTGTTCTTAATTTTTGCTTGTAAATTTTGATTTTAGATCACAGAGAAGAGGGAAAAAATGCTGAAAACGTAAAAATTTAACTCATCGTTCCTCCTCGCATTCTGTGCAAAATTGAAACCCACATTTTGAGGCTCAAATAATGAAATAAGTATGTCATCAATTTTTCTTCAGATAACAGGACTTGAAAGCCAAATTTGTTTATTACGCTACATTCAATTAATCACATCACCCGATATTATCAGCATGTCACATCCCCTTTGCCTTTTCGCGCACCACAACAATCAGGAGCATAGAGATTACAGAAAACTATATATGCAGGAAAAAACCAGCCATTATTCTACTCAAAATTGGACTAGTTTTTAACAAATATACAGAAATGAAAGAATACAAAATTTATGCTATGTCAATTTAATTGAAGAATGGGGTTTCTATATTCTATGAGTACATTTATAGTCGAACTGTGTGTCTTCTGTGCCGCTTTAATCGACCGTGGAAAAAAAAGGCCATGAAACCAGATGGGTAAAACTCCTTTAGCTCTCTGTCTCAATCTTTTTCAGAGACTTGAGGGCTGAGTGTACGTATTCAGTTAATGAATGGAAAAACAGAATACTGTTCTTCAGTGATCTGAGCCAAATACCAATGTTGTTAGAAGAATCAAAGCTTCTTCAATCCACAAGACAAATTCCTGAGTGAAACAAAATTGGTTTCACTTGCAGGGTCAGGTCAGAAGCTTTTTGCCAGGTAAAATTCTCAAATTTAAGCTCTCCTATCGTCCAAGTGATTTCTGCTTGTAACCATACTTCATTCTTTCGTAtagtttctcttttgtttttctttttttatccatTTTTACCCTGTAtctttcttccctctccctttcatAAATCCCATGCCAGTGCACTTCTCCTGTCATCGGCCACAACCATGTATCCCTTGGATGGTCGCCATCGTCTGCAGCCTCAGCTAGGTCTTCATCCATTTTCTTCAACAATGAAAAATCAAAGTATTTTGCCCACATAAAACTCTTCCGTTGTTCAATTGGATGCTGCTCTTGCATGACGCCAGTGGTGACATTTATATATACCATCTTCCGCGCACTATGATAAGCCCATACATTGATGAGAAGTTCCAACACTCGACAGTAACAATGCTCTTTCTGCATGGAATAAAAGTAAGAAATACATAAAATTTCATGTAAACTAAAATGAAAAACCAAATGCAAACAAAGTACCTCGATCTTGGaagagcctaaaaagcatgttgcaaCATCACTGGAATCTCGGTGCAGACCATCAATGGAATCAACAAACATCCTGCACTCAATTGATCGATCACAATTCAACTTCTTGTTTCAGATGCATAAAAAAAGTGCATTTGACTAACATCCTATTAAGAGGCTAACATTGCTTCATTAATTACCGAGAGAACATCATGAACTCCAGGAAAGAAGGGGTTGGCATCACCCAACTGTGCAGCGCTGACCAATAGCCGCCATCTTCAGGCATGGGCGGAAGCGCTTCTACATGGGATGGCAATGCATACATCTCGCGAAAGGCTTCTTGAAAAATAGTTCTGATGCAATTTGAAGcagaaaatttttttaacatattgcAATACCTCAGGAAAAACGTCCAACAACAGAACAAATTGAATATATAATGAAATATTCCATATTATATACCTGCAGTTGCCTCCATTTAAGATGTCACACATGGACCAAAAAGTAAGTGCATCGTTGCTCCCTGTCACATCCCCAACCATGTCCAATCGCCCCCAAAAATATATTACATCTCCTCTAAGATTATCTTGCATTTTCTCTTCCAAAACCTTTTCAGCATCTGCTGACAATGCTTCCTGCTTTGGCAATCAAAATTTTAAGCAAAGATTTTGGAGAGAACTTTTCATTGTTTCATTGTGATAAGGGggaaaaaatgaaacaaaaataaaatgaaggCCCATTTTTCTCAAACACATTATTTATAGCCTCAATTGATaacctaaataaaaaataatttaatatgcttaattaaatttaaagggTAGAAGTACTATAAGATATTTCCTTTCTATATTTGTTATAAAAGCTAGGTTGAACATACACACAAAGGCCTACTATAGTCTAGTATATTGTAAAATATTAAACTGACATAAGGAATACCTTCCTACCAGCAGCACGCCAAGATTGAAACCCAATCCAAGGCCTCATGTGCACGCTATCCACCCTATTTGCAATTGCAAACATTCCTCCCATTTCACAAAGTATGTTCCGAAAATATGTGTCATTCAAAAGTGGCAAGCGACCAACTGCATCCACATCATCAGAGATTTGTCTCTGTGCTTTACTAGACTGCCAGAAATCATAtttcattattattaaaaaaaaaaggctcAAAAAATTATTTACAGTAGAATTCACATGTTAGACTGACAAGatgacatttttttttaattatttacctaCAACAAGTTGTCATGGGAACAAGAGCAAGAATTATCTAAAATACACTATATAACAGATATACAATCAAGTACTAGCATACTAACGCTTATCCATTTATATCTCCTGCTAAAGGGAAGATAGAATAGAAGAAATGAAGTAAAAGAGAACTCTAAATTAAAGATCTTTAAACGGTACCCAAGAAG
This window harbors:
- the LOC112776494 gene encoding putative F-box protein At1g32420 — its product is MTEAEHIPEEIVANILRRLPPKSLIRCTAVSKSWRDLILTPSFISLHLRHSPPLLLLQLCNERSHPSPSPCAVRYSLRHDDPFLSDSGSTLLLPPTALYREFSVVGLCHGLVCITAGHHCHSLVICNPSLRRYVSLPRPRHYRSLYTATVAFAFDPLHQDYKVVRLSCMVDDERYGFSAPTVEVYSLATGFWRTLSGSTPVCSLACVGKDAPHGFVNKIVHWGAQRREGDYGWYHFVLSFDFVHEVFGEVLLPESLAYAPEDSVTVIGGREELSVFSVGGGFPSCCEIWVMKEYGVVESWNKVFSFTLRGFSLEVPAWGISVANVTSPPVALCIRKSGEVLLLMDETGKGNLYSLDIERKRFTELGIGGEGYTWYLYSGYYAESLVLLNNVSGLVSY
- the LOC112776205 gene encoding uncharacterized protein, which codes for MHSVKVGWVGQTFALAKRNESDGRKSRIRRSKEERKAMVDTFIKKYQESNNGNFPSLNLTHKEVGGSFYTVREIVRDIIQENRVLGPAKFALQELTSDHFYELNPLGSIATDPQSVLAASSSKVHLEESNIIDTTDKKLCASDEYHTRAEHREVDNGQVINVSQVDIINKETIESTVVSDGSHGGFEHQVVDKNHITEGSQVDEADNGVGESTVVSGEPYDGAEHQIVDKEKVINGSQVDMTKKGFSESSIPEVLVKVNPVTEDLTVETFPIKPVASTNDGIEVLGELRDSSNSPENNIEVLELEGHQEGSELNGIETPKTTSLVDEKIEDGVKNHLLNNTVQDEVKSLGGTLVESTEQSTHQETFSRESEVCTEPQVQVSHHNTTSEAINQNQLVDGAKASIQDDTQAKSMTGTCYEKSQLSEEGLQKVNKLKVDGEIAGNSQGRSNTTLDRINLESWDGTPKNSAKQETNPLVAIFKAIVDAFVKLWSE